A window of Macrotis lagotis isolate mMagLag1 chromosome 1, bilby.v1.9.chrom.fasta, whole genome shotgun sequence genomic DNA:
TAGTCTAATACCATTTATTCCTTATTAGGGCAAACTCTGGAGGTTAacataagtaatttttttctttactaggGTCAAAAACCATGATCTATGTTCATCTATAGTGCCTTAGCCTCAGGTTGGATGGGTAAAGTGTACCATTAGGTTCTTTCTGACAAAATGTGAGTAGGCACCCTTGGGGGCACCTTGAAAGATGAAAGTCTTGTCCAGTTCCTTGCTTTGATTTCAACCAGGACAGGTGTTTTCTACTTTCCCCTTCTTTGAGGTAAAGCTGGGGAATTGGAGAGACAGTGCTGTGTGGTGTGGGGGTCCTGAGAGGGACTGGCTTATAAACTTCCTGGGACAGCTCATCTCCCTCTCAGCCCTCTTGGGGAAGCCCCTGTCTCTACCAGAGATGCTCCATGCTTCTAAGTGAGGAGAACAAAGGAAGTAAATGAGTTCTGTTCCTGGCTTCCTTCTGTTTTCTGACTGACTCATAAATCCTTAaggctctctgtctctgtctctgtctctgtctgtctctgtctctctctctctctctctctctctctctctctctctgtcactctctctctcactctctgtttctctttctccttccttctctgtctctctgtctctctctgtctctctgtctctctgtctctgtctctctctctctctgtctctctctctctgtctctctctctctctgtcatctgTACATTTTATAGACTTCTATattaaatcctgagcagtttaaaATCCCAGGACTAGATGGAAATTCATTTACTTTCACCAACCCTCAAACTCAATGGGAGACTCCAAACTCTGGCAACATGAGTGGTTGATCGCCAAAATGAATGGAAGCCAAAAATTCATAAAGCTAATGACATCTAAACTAAGGCATAAAGGTTTCCATCTGGtttggaaaatttcttttttcacttaagGATTTCCAACTCCTCTGAACTTTTACCTCTCTCTCATCACCCCCTCTGCTTGGACCTTTTCTGGGGTTGTTTTAGTCTTccccccctcacccccccacactccccctccccccatccccacctctGGAAGGATTCCATCGGAGTGACTCCATTTTCCTCCTCCTGCCTCGGATCACTTCTTTGAGGTAAACctgatttttaagttttaaatctGGGAAATTGGAGACACAGTGCTGAGGTGTGGGGGTCCTGAGAGGCTCTGGCTTGTGGACTACCCCACCCCTCTCTTGAGGAAGCTCCAGTCTCTAGCAGAGATaacaaagaaagtaaatgaattttctttctggCCTCCTTCTGCTTGCTGACTAACTCACAAGTCTGGACAGGCTGAAAACAAGGGTGtgagaatttttcatttgaaaaattgtacTTACTGGGCATTCAGGCATTTTGCAATTTGCTACGCGTGTGGCACTGAGGCAGGAAATCCTATATTGCACTTCAAACCTACAGGCACATGAACTACCCGAGTCTCCAGAGCATGTTCAACCTGTCTTTTGCTACAGGATCACCTAAACTTTCAGCAGTAGATTTAGCTGTTCCCCACAATATGAAATGTTTGTGAGAAATTGCTCAGGTATAAAACAGAACACCAAGTAATTGAAATCATAAATTGAGCTTCTGTATAACGTTTAGAAATAGATCTATATGGAACTGAATTTCTTTTGGTCATGTTTTAAGTGAAAACTGTCCCTTCTAATTTGCTGTTTAAGATAAACCAGAATTTATTATGCTACTTGGTATTAGGACCAAATTGGGGAAGTGGAAGGATTTGAAACTTTTAAATCAAGTAACATGAAACAAAAACCATCTAATTGTAAAGTGCCTGGCAGAGGGCAAACAGAATAAATGTTCATGGTCAGTATTATTCTCTTAATTAGGATTAATGCTTCATACATACCTGAGCATTTTAAATGTGAATAGTCTATGATGCCACAGGTGACAATATGCTCCTAGGGAAATTTGAGCATGTATTAACTGGATTGAAGTCACCTTTTAAGTAATGAGTTTGTTTTAAGTTTCAAGTAGTAACAATAATGTGTTTGCTTATCATGTGCAAATTGTGTTGAACAACTTTTTACAGTTATGAGTATAAGCTGGATTATTTTTAATTAGTCAAGTATTCCAActacaagcaaagatagttttcatcattcatttttaaattcaacagttttccccttcccatgacagtgagtCATCTGAAATATAATGCAAATATCACTATATGGATTGGATTTCCATATTTGTCAGGCTGTGAAAGGAgagtcagaacaaaaagaaacaaaaaaatgatgagagggtaaaaaaaaaacttttttaatggaaaacaatctactttggtttgcattcagacttcatagttatttctctgaatgtgaatgacattttctgtcacaactcctttaaaattgtctttaaataggggtggctaggtggcgcagtggataaagcaccggccttggaatcaggagtacctgggttcaaatctggtctcagacacttaataattacctagctgtgtggccttgggcaagccacttaaccccatttgccttgcaaaaaaaaaaacctaaaaaaattgtctttaattattatactgctgaagaGGACTAAGCTCATCTTAGCTGATCATCACTCAGTGTTGCTGTTGTTGTGTCCAATGTTCtggctctattcacttcactcagcattagtccATATGAGTCTTTCCAGGCATTTCTGAAGTCCAGCTGctcatggtttcttttttctttaatttgttgttttttgcaaggccatgttttttttttttgacttgacttatccaaggccacacagctagataattattaagtgtctgaggtcggatttgaactcaggtcctcccaactccagggctggtgctctatacactgcatgTATGGGCTGCATGGAAACTGAAGAAATTTAATAACTATAATCCTAGttttaagaaatggaaatttattgcctTATTTATTAATTGCAAACTTGGGATGAAAATGATTAGGAAGCCAGAAAACTTGTTTTGACCTCTTTATACTTAAAATTCAGAAAGAGACAACATTTCATTCTCATTTCAACCAGGTAGTATTGTAGCAGGATGACAGTCTTTGAAAAGCAACTCTGTTGCCCAATATTGTGCAACCTTATAGACAGACCTCTAAGGTGTATGATGATTTCCCCTACCCTTTGCTTATGTTTAAatattccttttccctctctattTAGGGAGGTCATCTTAAGGCCTTTGCCTTTAAGTTTCTCAGTAAATCCTAGAGAGTAAAacttcctaacttttttttatcttaaacctaaatttttaagttttacgTGACACAGCCTGACTCTGGGTCTGCACTTGGACTCTGTACAGAGAAAACACTCCCAGGAGGGGAAGACAGAGATTGCTTGGGAAGAAGAGAAGTAGTCACAGGTGGGGAGCAGCAAAGCCTTATGGAGAGTCCCTTAGAAACTGCTCACAGTGGGGGCCGCATCTGGAACTGGTTCCTGATCACAGGTGAGACACCAGCTCTGCTGGAGCCCAGGGGAGATGAGAGGGAACTTGGGGGATTCTAGACTAGGCATAGTCAAGTGAATCAACATAAAAAGGAGCCAGTCGGGGGAGGGAGCTCCCTATCACAGACACAATCTCTGTTGAGAGCTCAGAGCTGGCAGTTCACACCATTGAGAATGGGGCAGCACCCAGTCCTGGAAGTGAGAAACTTCTAAAAATAGTAAGGGAGGTGTTGCTGTCAGAGGAAGTCTTATGATGGAGATGGTTTAGGACGCTGGACCTCTCAGGAGCACAGGACTCTGCTGACCTctgcctccttctctccctctcagtCTCCATTCTCTGCTGTTATATCCAGTCTGCTCAAAGTGCTCCTCTCTGTATTGTGGTGAAGCCTTCTTATGGGACAGTAGGTAGCAACGTCTCCTTGGACATCCAGGGCTTCTCAGGGCAGCCCCTCAGCTATACTTGGTACAGAAAAGCAGTAGAAGCCCCCAACCAGATTGGTGTCTACAGTGTTCTTTCTGGAGTGCAGAGACAACTACAGATCCTGAAGAGAGTGCTCCCCAACGGCTCCCTGCTTATCTCCAACCTCACCCTCAGTGACATTGATGACTACATTGTGGAAATTGTTGATTCCAAAACTGGCTTGATAGAAGCAGCAAAAGTTCATCTATCAGTGTATGGTAAGTGCTGCCCTCCCCCTGGCTCAAGGGGTCACTCTCCCTCCATCTGGGGTGACAGGTCACCCCTAAGTTCCTTACCCAGGAAGCAGGGAGAATGTGGAACATGATGTAAGCCTATATAGAGTAAACCAAGGAGATGTGAACCCCCAAACTGAGACCAAGCTGGTTATGGTCACAGAGCCCAGGAGAGCTCAGAGGTCCCCAGCTATTGAGGCCCTAGGCAGTACCAGACGTAATATATTGAGGTCTAGTGAAAGAACAAACAATTAGAGACCCAGAAGGCCTCGTTCTAATTCTGCTCTGTTACCAGCTggctttttgaa
This region includes:
- the LOC141491979 gene encoding cell adhesion molecule CEACAM3-like — its product is MESPLETAHSGGRIWNWFLITVSILCCYIQSAQSAPLCIVVKPSYGTVGSNVSLDIQGFSGQPLSYTWYRKAVEAPNQIGVYSVLSGVQRQLQILKRVLPNGSLLISNLTLSDIDDYIVEIVDSKTGLIEAAKVHLSVYADKSPERNKGSSFSGGSSAVIVTGVLIGVALTGGLT